A stretch of Dasania marina DSM 21967 DNA encodes these proteins:
- the uppS gene encoding polyprenyl diphosphate synthase: MPDSSDSDSGAAITLGEKAGDFAVIPQHIAFIMDGNSRWAKQHGKSTTSGHTAGVESVRKVLQMAMGYGIQVVTLFAFSSENWQRPALEVKALMQLFASYLKKEMKRLHADGVQMRFIGNRNNFSTALRKQMAEAERLTANNDKAVLVLAVDYGGQWDIANAAKILAGQVQRGELALEQVDSQHMAKHMALADLPAPDLCVRTADEHRISNFLLWQLAYAELFFSKTLWPDFSELDLREALAAYAQRDRRFGARKDADST, from the coding sequence ATGCCGGATTCAAGTGATAGTGACTCTGGTGCAGCGATTACGCTAGGTGAAAAAGCGGGTGATTTTGCGGTAATACCGCAACACATAGCTTTTATCATGGACGGTAATAGTCGTTGGGCCAAGCAGCACGGCAAGTCAACCACGTCGGGGCATACCGCCGGGGTTGAGTCAGTGCGCAAAGTACTGCAAATGGCTATGGGCTATGGCATACAAGTGGTTACCCTGTTTGCCTTTAGTAGCGAAAACTGGCAGCGCCCGGCCTTAGAGGTTAAGGCGCTAATGCAGTTGTTTGCTAGCTATTTAAAAAAAGAAATGAAGCGCTTGCATGCCGACGGTGTGCAAATGCGGTTTATCGGTAATCGTAATAATTTCAGTACGGCTTTGCGCAAGCAAATGGCTGAGGCTGAGCGGCTAACCGCAAATAATGATAAGGCGGTATTGGTGTTGGCGGTGGATTACGGCGGCCAGTGGGATATAGCCAACGCCGCCAAAATCTTAGCGGGACAGGTACAGCGCGGTGAGTTGGCGCTGGAACAGGTGGATAGCCAACACATGGCCAAGCATATGGCTTTGGCTGATTTGCCGGCCCCCGATCTGTGTGTGCGTACCGCGGATGAACATCGCATCAGCAATTTTTTGCTATGGCAGCTGGCTTATGCAGAATTGTTTTTTTCCAAAACTCTGTGGCCAGATTTTTCCGAGCTCGACCTGCGTGAGGCACTGGCTGCCTACGCGCAACGTGATAGACGCTTTGGTGCTCGTAAAGACGCCGACAGTACATAA